A single region of the Podospora pseudopauciseta strain CBS 411.78 chromosome 1, whole genome shotgun sequence genome encodes:
- a CDS encoding hypothetical protein (EggNog:ENOG503P2GG) produces MPSPTSDTLTTIQRVLDPYIRPREEAAHIRRMIALHLESSLQHGSVREPLALVTDQKPGPASTTQGLYRQYLEALRANIKARDEFRKQTHESSHASEPEEDDSSNGGLERLQEHLAIISLEKKRERLQAIERHLIQLSQKPAASPDFMNPKEVFRDSRPLPSIPREIVSAMTLDNTSNNAHLKDLNDQLEKHVFEAKLLLQKEEKALDKVRSQSTARPETTTDSAKLEALNKTRIELISWIEDELSKASGDDADHPPGSPDNRFRASKASINEPLDMDAQLASIKDKYDQYLEARKSLLNLVSQHPKPNIKPTKPEDMNSQNESGLSSQPTSAAQLLTPYLEQLLALSREQKGLIAQKHHLNNTISKQVKENTTALDHLAQESQLIPAHPMPGGNRVKSSDHTLSTSNDDYTQVSGRVKQWVYAAEQAKIATFETVAEKIEEGQVALEGSLQMLAEVGLLLGRKAGEGASMNEGEEDIWMAEGSSPARKHTRRGSKMVEQPAATAKTGTVWDMVNGNLGLLRSDE; encoded by the coding sequence ATGCCCAGCCCAACCAGTGATACCCTCACAACCATACAAAGAGTTCTCGATCCCTACATCAGACCACGTGAAGAAGCGGCACATATTCGACGAATGATAGCATTGCATCTGGAGTCTAGTCTCCAGCATGGATCTGTTAGAGAACCCCTGGCTCTGGTTACTGATCAGAAGCCTGGCccagcctccaccacccaaggtCTTTATCGACAGTATCTCGAAGCCTTGAGGGCAAACATCAAAGCCCGTGACGAGTTCAGAAAGCAGACTCATGAATCCAGTCATGCAAGCGAGCCAGAAGAAGATGACAGCTCAAATGGAGGCCTAGAGCGTCTCCAGGAGCACCTGGCGATTATCAGTCTCGAAAAGAAGCGCGAGAGGCTCCAGGCAATCGAAAGGCACCTCATCCAGCTGAGTCAAAAGCCAGCAGCATCGCCAGATTTCATGAACCCCAAGGAGGTATTTCGAGACAGTCGACCTCTACCCAGCATTCCAAGAGAGATCGTCTCCGCCATGACTCTCGATaacacctccaacaacgCCCACCTCAAAGACCTAAACGACCAACTAGAGAAACACGTCTTCGAGGCAAAGCTATTACtccaaaaagaagagaaagccCTAGACAAGGTCAGGTCACAATCCACCGCCCGCCCagaaaccaccaccgacaGCGCCAAACTCGAAGCCCTCAATAAAACCAGGATAGAACTCATCAGCTGGATCGAAGATGAACTCTCCAAAGCATCAGGCGACGACGCCGACCACCCCCCAGGCAGTCCAGACAACCGATTCCGCGCCAGCAAAGCGTCCATTAACGAGCCCCTTGACATGGACGCCCAGCTGGCCAGCATAAAGGATAAATACGACCAATACCTCGAAGCTCGCAAAtccctcctcaatctcgtcAGCCAACACCCTAAACCAAACATCAAACCCACCAAACCAGAAGATATGAACTCACAGAACGAGTCTGGGCTGTCTTCTCAACCAACGTCCGCAGCACAACTCCTCACCCCCTACCTAGAGcaactcctcgccctctcccgcGAGCAAAAGGGCCTCATTGCTCAGAAACACCATCTGAACAATACAATCAGCAAACAAGTCAAGGAAAACACCACGGCTTTGGATCATCTAGCTCAAGAAAGCCAGTTGATACCCGCACACCCTATGCCGGGAGGGAATAGGGTAAAGTCCAGTGACCATACCCTCTCCACCAGCAATGACGACTACACCCAAGTTTCTGGCCGTGTCAAACAATGGGTGTATGCAGCTGAGCAAGCCAAGATTGCCACGTTTGAGACAGTAGCGGAGAAGATTGAGGAAGGGCAGGTGGCGCTGGAGGGGTCATTGCAGATGTTGGCGGAGGTGGGTCTCTTGTTGGGACGGAAGGCCGGAGAGGGAGCAAGCATGAacgaaggggaggaggatatctggatggcggaggggagCTCGCCTGCGAGAAAACACACCCGTCGAGGAAGCAAGATGGTTGAGCAACCAGCAGCAACGGCCAAGACAGGAACGGTTTGGGATATGGTCAACGGGAACCTGGGGCTGCTGAGGTCTGATGAGTGA